DNA from Pelobacter propionicus DSM 2379:
CCCCCATTTTTATGTCATTGATCAGCGCTCCTTCGTTTTCTTATGATCGGGAGGAAGGTTTGTCGCCCCCTCTCCCGGTCGCGTTCAGTCTCAGCACTGTTCACACCTCCTGCTCGCCGAACCCGTCATCGGATCCCACATCGTCATCATAATCGGAGTCGTACCCGCCAAGTTCACCGTCAAGGTCATCCTCTTCCCGGGCGTTTCGCAGCGGCGCGCACTCATCCTCGTCGCTGATGTGCTCGAAGCGGGCCAGCAACTCCGTACGAGTGCAGAAGCGACCCTCTTTGTAGCTGCAGTGCTCCAGGTCGCACAGATCGAAAAGCTGAATCTCGTTGCACAGGCGCCGGAGTTGCTGGCCCGCTTGCGACGGGCGCTCTTCAAGGCTCATGGTTGCGGCTCTTCGTGGGGAGTCTTGCAGGGGGTATTCAGGAACTCGGCCGCCTTCACGACGTCATCACGGCACCCGAGGTAAATGGGACAGCGTTGGTCCAGACTTTCGGGAACGATGTCCAGAATCGGCATATGTCCATTTGTGGCTGCCCCACCCGCCTGCTCGATCAAAAAAGCCATGGGATTGAGCTCGAACAGAAGGCGCAGCTTGCCGTTGGGGCTGTCGGTAAGGGCGGGATACATGAATACCCCCTTGCCCTTGATCAGCACCTGATTGATGTCCGGCACGAAGCCGCCCGAATAGCGCAGCTTGGAGCCTTTTGCCTCCAGGTAGCGGATGAAACGTTCATTGCCCTCGCAGTACTTCTTGCGCAATCCGCCAGGGGAATAAATGTCGCCCGAGGGGTGCATCTGTATCTGCTCGCGGCTGAGGGTGAATTCCATCAGCTGGTTCATGGTGAATTCATAAACCCCCTTGCCGACCGAATAGACCATGGAGACGCGTGGCCCGTAGAGAATATACATGGCGCCGACCATGTGGCGCCCCGGTTGGAGCAGGTCGCTTCCCTGATAGATGCCCACGATAGTGCCGACCGCCAGGTTTACGTCCACCAGGGAAGAACCGTCCAGGGGGTCATAGGCAACGGAAAACATCCCCTGGGGATTGCTGGTAACCTGGAAGATCTCCTCCATCTCTTCAGATGCGATGTTGCAGACAACACCGGAGTGCTGCAGGCGTTTGCGAATAATCCGGTCGGAGAGCACGTCCAGGGCGAGTTGCTCCTCGCCATAGAGGTTTGACGTGCCCGCCACCCCCAGATCGCCGGTACGGATGGCGTTGATAACATATTTGCTGGCCTCGGCGATCTCGCAGATGAGATGCACGAGATTGTCGCTGATATTCTGGTCCCGGAGGTGCTGCCGCAGATCGATCTGAAATTTGGTTTTTCCCGCTTCGCCAAACATGCCATCCTCCAAAATACATTGAATTATTTATCCGGATACGACAGAAAAACATACTGTAATACGTTGTCTATTGCAATCCCAAAGACTGTTTTGGGTAAACTTGTTCGCCCTGGCGCCCGAATTTTTACGGAAATCCGGCTCTCTGTCAGGAGAAAAACGATAAAAAACAGGTGTAGGAACGTTTGTATCCGCCCGACCAGCGATGGCCTGGCATCCCGCAGGGAGCGCAATACGCTTTCAACTCGGGCAGTTCAGTCATGGATTTTAATCTGATCGTGCAGCAGGGAACCTCTTGACGAAAAACCGCAGGAGCTGACCTGGCACTCGGGAAGCGACAGCACCGGGTCGGCCAGGACGCGCCGAATGCTGATTCCCTGCTGCTGAAGGCGATTTATGGTACTCCTCTTCTGGCCGATGACAGCCGAAAGCCGTGTGGGATGGCAGCTGATCGTCACTGGCCGTGAATGATCGGGAAGCGCGGAGATCAGCTGAAACAGCAGGTCGTGGTAGAGCTCGCATTGCACCAGATGGCCTAGGGCAGGGTGCCAGCAGCCGGCCAGAATGGCGCCATCGCGGAGCGATTCGTCGTCCTGCAGCCCCATGCGTATGACCGGGACACCCCGTCTCATGGCGATTCTCAGCAGTGTCTTGCAGAGCGCCACTCCCGCCTGCAGGGTCAGGGGGTGATAGGTTCCCTCCCCGTAGCGCCGGGCCAATTCCGTACCGCGCAGCACAACCGTGGGGTAAATCCTGACGAAATCAACGCCCGCATCGATCACGCGTTCCAGTGACGCGCAGGCGGTTGCCGGGGTGTCACCGGGCAGGCCGGGTATGAGCTGGGCGCCAGCCATGAGACCGTTTTCCCTGATTCGGCGGATGGCATCCAGGGATGCCCGGGCGTCATGGCCGCGGCCGGCGGCCTCCAGCACGGCATCGTCCATGCTCTGCACTCCCAGTTCGATGATTGCGACTCCCTGGCCAGCCAGCCAGGGTACGTTTTCGGCATCCAGCGCGTCGGGACGGGTGGAGACCCGGATCGAGCTGACGACGCCGGAGCGGAGGAAGGGGTGTACCGCAGCCAGGAGCCGTTGCTGAATCTGACGGGGGAGAGCGGTGAAGGTTCCGCCGAAGAAGGCAACCTCCAGGGGACGCCCCTGTGCCGAACCGTGCCAGTCAGCGATTCTTGCGGCAATTTCTTGCGCATCCGGCAGTGTGCCACTGGAGCCGGAGATCGAGCGCTGATCGCAGAAAACGCAGGTGTGCGGGCACCCCTGGTGGCTGATAAAAAAAGGGACCGTAATCCTGCTCATGGGGATGCATTGGCAGGGGCTGAAAATGCCGTCAGTGCCTGCGTCGCCGCCGCCTGCTGGGCGATCTTTTTGGAGCGCCCCTCTCCTTCGCCCACAACGGCATCATCCACCAGCACCTGAAAAATGAACAGACGGTCGTGGGGCGGTCCTGATTCGCCGGTCAGGCGGTAGACAGGGGACGGCAGCCGTCTTGCAGAGAGCAGTTCCTGTAGCTCGCTCTTGGCGTCGTTGAACCGAAGCCTTGCCCCACGGCTCTCCAGGATTGCGACGAACAGCCGCTGGATCAGCCGGCGCGACTCTTTCAAACCGCCGTCCAGGTAGACCGCAGCGAT
Protein-coding regions in this window:
- a CDS encoding class 1 fructose-bisphosphatase: MFGEAGKTKFQIDLRQHLRDQNISDNLVHLICEIAEASKYVINAIRTGDLGVAGTSNLYGEEQLALDVLSDRIIRKRLQHSGVVCNIASEEMEEIFQVTSNPQGMFSVAYDPLDGSSLVDVNLAVGTIVGIYQGSDLLQPGRHMVGAMYILYGPRVSMVYSVGKGVYEFTMNQLMEFTLSREQIQMHPSGDIYSPGGLRKKYCEGNERFIRYLEAKGSKLRYSGGFVPDINQVLIKGKGVFMYPALTDSPNGKLRLLFELNPMAFLIEQAGGAATNGHMPILDIVPESLDQRCPIYLGCRDDVVKAAEFLNTPCKTPHEEPQP
- a CDS encoding elongator complex protein 3 is translated as MSRITVPFFISHQGCPHTCVFCDQRSISGSSGTLPDAQEIAARIADWHGSAQGRPLEVAFFGGTFTALPRQIQQRLLAAVHPFLRSGVVSSIRVSTRPDALDAENVPWLAGQGVAIIELGVQSMDDAVLEAAGRGHDARASLDAIRRIRENGLMAGAQLIPGLPGDTPATACASLERVIDAGVDFVRIYPTVVLRGTELARRYGEGTYHPLTLQAGVALCKTLLRIAMRRGVPVIRMGLQDDESLRDGAILAGCWHPALGHLVQCELYHDLLFQLISALPDHSRPVTISCHPTRLSAVIGQKRSTINRLQQQGISIRRVLADPVLSLPECQVSSCGFSSRGSLLHDQIKIHD